TGGATTTTGTCCAAAAAAATCACACGCTTTAATGAACTTCAAAGATCCTTACCAAATATAACACAAAAAACCCTAACCATGCAGCTCAGGGAATTAGAGGTGGCTAAAATAATTTATAGAAAGGTTTATGCTGAAGTTCCTCCAAAGGTTGAATATGGTTTGACTAGTATTGGAGAAAACTTGAAACCAGTTTTAAATGAAATGTGTAACTTCGGGAAATACTATAGTGAAAACTTAAGCTAAATCAATATTTTAGCCTTAAAATCAATTCAATTTAATGCTATATCCCAAGGTGTCACGATTCCCAAAACCTTTTCTCTTACTTTTCCTGTTTCTGTGATAAATATAAGTGTAAGCTTTTTCTTACCTTGAAGCCTTTTTTTAAACATATCCTCAACTTCCACAGCCGTAGTTCTTCTTGAAACAAAAGCAAAAAATTCATTTTCATGCTTATTAATTGGTATAAATTCTTTAAAATCATTGATTTTAGTATCTCTTTTTATTTGAACACCTTCATTTTCTACCATATATGAAAAGACCGTGTTCTTACTAAAAACTCCAACTAACATACCTAAACTATCTACTACTGGTACATTAGCATAATTATTGTCCTTCATAACTGTCATCACATCTAATACACTTTCGTTTTGAGTGATAAAATAAATATTTTTTCCTTTTACAGCTATACTTTCTAAAGCTAGTGGTGGATTTAAAATTTCATCTCTTATCTTAGAATACTTTACAATTATCTTGTCATGTGGTTCTGCAATGGGATCTATATCTGCATTATAAGGATTATGAATTATTGCATTTCTAAGTCTTGAAAACAGCATCAGTTCATCTTTATATTCATCAAATACTTTATCCCTTTTAGCCATTTTCTTTATCAAATCTACATTTCCAGTTCTCTCATTTTCATCAAGTGCTTTTCTCATGTGTCTATCTATTTCATTGTATATCGTTAAAAACTTTTCAGCATTGGATTTTACATTGTTTCCCATTTAATTCCTCCCCCTTAAGAAGTTTTCATATATTTTATATTTTATCCTGTAAACTTTATCATATTCCTTTTTATCATCGTAACAAATTTAACTTTTCTAAAATTTCATCTACAGTATCATAATATTTTCTATTAACTATACTTGTCTCCACTTTATTTGAAAAAAGTATTTTCTTTTCAACATCATCTCTATCTTGATTATAATCATAAGTTTCTTCTAGATCCTTAACCTTTTCCTGACTAAAAAATTTATTATTTACAAAATAAAAATATGATTCCACATTAACCTGTTCTTTACTATTTGATATTAAATTAGATTTTTCTATTTCATTCATAAACTCATACATCCTAGAAGCTATTTGATTTTTATCTGATATATTATTATCATCCACCAAAATATATAAAATGATTGTGAAATCACCCTTCTGCTTTAAAATACTATTAATATTAAAATCACTTTTATCAGAGCTTTGATAATTTGCTTTAATATTGACTGCATACTTAAAATCATTAAATTTATTTTTTATAATTCCTTTAAGCCTCTGCTTTACTAGTGGCCTTAATAAATAGTCATAATATCCATCATCATAATCATTAGATACTCCTATTAGATCATGTGATCTAGATACTATAAAGGTTTTAGAAGGCTCGTTTATAGGATACATTACACATTTATCACTTTTCCCCTTAAATCCATGAGTAAATAGATTATATCCTACAGACATACTTTTAATATCAAACTTCATTGAGTGCTCATTTTTCATATACCCTTTAAAATCCCTTTTCATATCATCTTTTGATTCAGAATTACAACTGCACAGAATTATTAATAAAGTTACTATCATGCATGTACCCAATATTTTCCTTAGTTTATTCAATCAAAAAATCCTTTCTATCCATATAATGCATTAAAATTCTTACATTGTGGGTTATAAAATATTCCTGCAAAAGCGGTTCGACCTCAGAATCTTTTATAAGTCAGAATGTACTAGCATTTATGCTTTATATCTAGTAATCTGTAAATTGTACTTTTATGCCATTTTTATAATCCTCCCAGTTTTGAAATTTAATATAGACTGATTTTTCTGCCTCCTTTTTCTTTACCATATCAAATTTGTATCTTTCGGGCTTGATTTTTTTATAATTCTTTTCACTTACAAGGTAGAATATAAAAGATATATTTATATTCTTATTCGAGAATCTATTATCCATGATTATATATGCAAAATCTTTTATTTCCTCAGATAATTTTTCCTCATCAAGCTTTTCTCCATAATTTATAAAAGCTTTTATTTCAATTGAAGATTTACTCTCTTTATTTAAAAAGTCCTCTAAATCTGGTATACCCTTATAATTATAATTCGTAACAGATAAAAGACCATCCTCATCATGAGATATCATAACTGAGAACTTTAAATTTTTAAAATCATTATTTTTTATTCCTTCTATTCTTTCTTTAAGCTGAGGTTCTACTAATCTATAAGCATACCCATCTCTATAGTTTTTGCCATTTTGTTCTGCATAAAAAATTTTGCTTTGATCATTTCTAGGGTATACTGTTATTCCTCTATAGCTTGTTCTATAGTTTTTAATCTTTAAATATAATGCATACTTATCTTCTTCGTGTTTAACAATTTTATAATTCTTATATTGAGTAGCTACTGATATTATCAAAATTATAAACATTATAACTAAAAATGCTGCAAATATTGTTTTTGCCTTTTTCTTCATTTTTCCTCCAAAATGTGTTTTTACTTTAATTCATTTCATATTTTATCATCTATTTGTTTGCTTTTCTACGAAAAAGTAAAATTCAATTAAAAATGTACGTAAAAAAGGATGCTTATCAATTAAAGCATCCTTTATAATTATATTACTGTGCAAACCTTCTATTTAATATATCACAAATATCATTTACATTATTCTTCTGCTCTTTTATTCCTGGTATATACTTCTTAAGCTCAAGTTCCAATTTAAATTCATCATTAAAATAAACATTAATTGTAAATCCTGTATTTAAAAGCCATTTGGAAATTTTAACATATTTTATTTTCTTGTAATCAACTGTTATGGCTTTTATAGGCTCCTGTGAAGCATTTAACTTAACTATAATAAATTTCTTATCTGTAAATCCCATTATATAACTTTTGTCATCCGCAGTTATCATATTTCCTATTATCGCATTTATAATACCATAACAATAATATAAAACCGAATCATTTTCGTTTAAATATTGTGATAATATCTCTTCAAGCGTATTGTCATTAATCTTCATAGCTTTCCCCTCAATTCATCTTTCGTCCTTTGGCTGTATACTGCCTTTGTATCCATAGTCATAAAAGCTTTTAGAATATACCTCTAGCTCTTTTCATTTTTTCATTAAATCTATAATCCCTTATTGCCTGCAGTGTACATGTCCATTCCTGTGGTGCAACTTCTGGTTCCTTCTTTTCTTTACTTATATTATCCAAGTGCTTATTTACTATTTTCCCTATAGCATCCTCGTTCAAAATATCCATCTTTATTTTCTTTTCCATCTGCAAATATAATTCATCGTACATTAACTTACTTATCCTGTTTAATCTTATCTCCCTATTATCCATTTTATTTTTCCTCCGTACAAGATATTTCAAAAATCCTGTCAACCCTTTTAACTACCGAAGGAGTATATACCATATATATTATGTTCTATTATTTTCTTTTAATTTTAATTGTATATCTTCTAATTTCTGCCTAATATTGGAATAAGCTCATACAAAAATACAATTTCCTTATTCACATTCAATAGCTTTGTTTTCATAATATTACTTTTTATTATGTACATTTTTAATAAACAACCTATCAGATAACACATAATTTAAATATAATAATATATTTAAATTATAATTTTATTATTATTTATTTTATTTTTGTCTTATGTATATAATACTACTTTTTATATCATTTTTCCACTTTTTTTATTACTGTTTAATAAATTTATAAAACTTTTTTGAATTTTTCATTAAATTTTATATTTATATAATTTATAAAATTTCCGAGATTAATGATTTTATAATAATATTATTTTTTTATAAATTTAAAAGCACAGTATTCACCTGTGCTTTTAAATTTATCCACTATATATAGTTCTGATATTCAAACTTATCCGATACTATTTTTTTCATCTTACAAAGTATTTCTTTCGTTTCTTCCAATAAATAAATACCACCACTCAAGTTCTCCAATAAATCACAAATAAGCATACAAATATCATTAGCTTCTTCTGCCATAATTAGTTTTTTTAATTTTTTCAAAAAACTATCTCTAGATTTAAATTCTTTGAAGATATAATCATAAGCTATAATATCCTTATACTTCTTTATATTTCTCATTGTAACAATTACCGCACATAAAAATCTTCTATCTTTAAAAAGCTGCTTAAAATTCTCTCTTCTTTTTCCATCCTTTTTTGTAAGTAAAATATTATATATACCATCTGCAAATGCTGCTCCTTCTTTTTTTCCTTCATAAACTGATAAAATATTAGTAAGAAGCGTAATTTCTGAAAACAATATATCTTTACTTTTTTCACCACCATATGAATTATTAAAATTTTTATAACCTATCGCATCGCCAGATTCATTATATATAAGCTTGAGAAATATATTAGGTTTATGATTATCTCTGAGAGTACTCACTTTATCAGTTTTTAAACTTATTATATGACCTGATATATTGTTTAAAACGGATGAAACATAATCCCTATAGCTCATGTATGCAATTATTTTACTTCTTATCTCACAAATTTTCCTTTTATTACTTTCAATAAATTTAAAATTAAAACCTGGTGCATCAAAGGTAACTGTTCTTTTTATTATATCTTGTCCAACTTTAACTGCAACATATTGTGCATCGTTACCACCCTTTGAATGTCCTATAGTAGAAAATTCAGTATAACCATATCTATTCTTTACACACTGAAAAAATTCAAGCGCAGCTTTCTGTTGTGGTGTATCTATCTCAAAAGCCAATAAAAAATTATCATACCAGTCTTCTCCACCTATTTTATCTCTGGTTTCACTTCCTCTATAGTCGATTATAGCCTTATAATCACTTGTTTCAAAACAATAAGCCACTAGACCATTTGCTTTAGGTTTTAAATTTGTATAACTTGTAGAATCTTGATTTGTATATGACACTATTTTTAGACTGCATAATTTATTTGAACTCTTTATTGCTTGAAGTACGTGCTTCCATTCATCATAAGACATATTACATCTGCCTTCTAATTTCAAGAGTTTTTTTTCATCTTTAAGATAATCTGACACCATATCACCTATATAATAATTTTCTATTCCATTAGAGCTTTTTATACTACTTGGCAAATCTACATAAGACAATATGGTTAGCATATTATAGTCATTATCCTTTATATCTCTCATATTAACCTTCATAAGTTTCTCCTAAAGACAATTAGCTATCTTATGTATTGCATGCGTTTTAAAATCTCTGAGGTATCAAATTTATCACTTGAAGTTAATCCAAATGACCCAATTACATATTTTTCTGTTGTATCCTTATTTTCATATCCCCACTTGGAATCCATTACTCGTCTACTTTCTCTATTAGAAATATACTCTGGACTTACCTTATTATAATTATTAGACTTTACAAGGTAGAATCCAGCATCAACATATACCTTTGAATCTTCCTTTTTAAGATCATCCACTAATCTTTGCATTAAACTATTTATCTTTTCAGCCATAACATTTTTGTTAAAGTTATCATCACATTTAACAATAGCTCTTATTTCTAGTCTCTTATTTATACTATCATTTTTAATAAATCTATCGTAATCACTTTTATCTGTATACTTATCAAATTCTTGAAAGCTTAACCCTGCAACATGGACTGCAAATTTAACATCTGGAAAGTCTTTACTTAAATCGTCTTTTATTTTTTGATCATACAAGGGTTCTACTAATCTACAAAAATAGTCATCATCATAAGTAATCTCTGTAGATGTTCCTAGTTTAATTCTTTCAACTGTAAAAGCTTTATTTTTGTTATTTACAGCATGTGCTACCATTTTTGCACGCTCAACATCTTTTCCATTGTCGCTATTTTGATATCCATCAATTACAAATTCTGTTCCATATTTTTTCTTTAAATAACTCAAAGCTTTATCATCTTTAGCCGCTGTTCTATTACATCCGCTTAATACTGCTATAATCAGTACTGCTAATAATCCGCTTAATATTCTTCTTTTTTTCATTTATTTTCCTCCTAGTTTTTAATTCTGTAGGATATGGTAGCATATTTTCTATCACTTTTCCATGTTTTTTTGTGTATTTTGTATTTAATTAAAAATGTTTTCTATAAAAAAAGAAAGTCAAATGCTTCAACTTTCTTCTACTTTCCAAATTTATCAATTAAAATTTTACATATATTTTTTAAATTTTCTCCTTGCTTCTTTATTCCTCTAACTCGTCCATAAATACTGAATTTCACTTTCGAAGCATCATCAAATTTAATTGTTACCTTCTTTCCTAATCCAACAATCCAAGTGGATATTTTCACTTCTTTTATATGTTTATATTCAATAGTTTTCGATTCTTTAAGCTTACCTGCCATACTCATTTTAGTCATTATTAATTTATTATTAGTAAAAGTTAGAATATAATATTTCATACCCAATATAGCAAAGTCTCCAAATAAAATCTTTTTTCCTAGACTTGCGAATACAATTCCATAACAATAATATACTTCCAAATCATTTTCATCTAATAGTTCTGCAATAGTTTCTTCGATAATTTTATCGTTAATCATAATGTTAATTTCTCTCCATTCATTTAAAGTTGTATTTTATATATTACCATGGAATAAAAAAAAATCCTATATGAATTCAATATATTCATATAGGATTAGTTTATTTTACATAAAATCTCTATGAGTAATTTCTCCTTTAGGTGAATTGACTTTTATGTCAAATTTACCACTTGCATTTTCTCCAACTATTCTTATTATGTACTTCCCTTTTTCATCTGTTTTAAAACTAATTTCGGATTCTTTATTTTTCTCTTCGATTTTACCTATAATTTTATAATTAGGATCAAGTACTACTATGCAAAACTTTCCCTTTGTAACTTTTGTGTTATCATGTAAAGTTACCTTATCTTTACTTTTAGCATTAATCTCTATCAATGACCATTTACCATCAAATCCACCAAAATTAAAGCTTTCACTTTTACCGGTCTTTTTGTAGTTGGTATTGTATACAAAGCTCGTTTTGTTATCAGATTTTGTTGATAAGTACCCATTTGTAAATTGGCTTCCAATAATATTTTCACTTAAATATATTCCTACTGCCACTACTATTACTATTACTCCAAATACAATCGCTTTACTATTTATTCTCATTATACCCTCCAAATTATATAAAATTTCAATCTTATATTTTACGAGGCTTATTATAACACCAATTACATAAAAAGTAAAAACCTAGTATTCTCTATCTGTTCTAAAAGGACCTGCTGGTAGTCCTGCTTTATTGTATAGATTCACTTCATCATAATTTCTCCAACCGTATCTCACTGCCTTAGGACACTTTATATCATTATTATAAACCACAACTTTATCATCCTCTATATAGGCTGAAGCTTTAACAAATTCCATCTCCCCACATATTTCAAAACCTTTTAAAGCTTCTCCATCTTTTACTGTAAGCTCTCCTTTTTTTACAAAATCAAAATTTATGATCACTTTATCTTCCTTTATTTCAAAGGATTTATAAATTGGAGAATGTGCTGCAATATCTTTTTTGTAAAGCTTATTAATCACAAGAAGTGCTAATCTTTCTCCTACAGGCTTCTTTTTTGTGGGATGTATATTAAACTCTTCTCCACAATCAAGCGCTACTACCATATCTACATTATCTACTTTTCGCATAACAGAAAGCTGCTCATCTCTCAATATTGCCCAACTATTCTCCATTTTGCCTTTCTTATCATCATTATAATAAGGGAGTTGTACAAATATAAACTCAAGCTTATCATCCTCAAAGTCTTCTCTAAAATTTTCTATAAGCCTTCTAAAAAGCTTACCATATAAAGTGCAATTTTGAGTATCCTCTTCTCCTTGATACCAAAGGACAGCATTTATATTATATGGAATTACTTTTTTTAACATGGTATTATAAAGCCCTGATGGCCTTAGATAAGATTTTTTTCCAAATGGAGGTGGCCAAGGAGTATGTCCAACTGATTTTTTAACTTCACTGATAGATTTCTGAGGATTATCTTTTTTATATTTTTCTATCTTTTTATTATAGGCTTCTAATGTGTTTATATATTCATTATTTTTTCTATCCTCCTCCTCCTCTGTCAAGCCTTCTACCGCTTTTAAATACTCTTCTAAATATACTTTTTTGATCTCCTTATCATAACTTAAATATTTTTCACTCATCCAACAGGAAGCTGAAGTTCCCCCCTTGTTACAATTTATTATTCCTATAGGAATTTTTACTTCATTATAAAGTCTTTTAGCAAAATAATGTGCTACAGCTGAGAAATCTTTTGATGTTTCTTTTGAACATACCTGCCAAGCACCATCCTTAAAATCAGGAATTCTCCTACTTTTATCTTCATACTCTATTTGAGGTACATTATAATATCTTATGTTTTCATTGTAAGCCTTCTCTATTTCTTCTCTTCCGTCTTCATCATCCTTCAATCTATATTCCATATTAGATTGTCCCGCTGCAATGAACACATCACCAACTACTATATTATTTAACCTTATTTCCCTATTGTTACTTATAACTATCATATGCAAAGCTTCTCCACACTTTAATGGGTCCAGTTTTATTAAAAACTTACCATTTTGGGCCACTGTGCTTTTTATTTGATTTCCAATTTCAATTTCAACCCTACTGCCACTTTGGGCTTCCCCCCATATATTTAACGAACAATCTCTTTGAAGTACCATGTTATCTGTAAACATACTATTTAATCTAAATTTTTCTTGCATAAATAATACTCCTTTCTATGAATTCAGAAAATTATAAACTGCACCAATAATATTGGCATCATTTCCAAATTCACACTTTTTTACTGTTGGTTTTATTTTTGCAATTTCAACTTTTTTAAGTATGTCATCCACATTTTTATCTATATTATCTATAAAATCTTCTCTTTCACTTATAGCCCCACCTATAACCACCATTTCGGCGTCATAAGCGTATTGAAGATTATATATGGCAGTAGCTATATTGTAATACATTTCTTCAATGTGCTTTTTAGCCACTTCATCGCCATTTTCCATAAGCTTAAAGGCTTTTTCCCCATTAAACTCATCTAAAGGTATACCTTTTTCTTTTGCAATTTTCTTTGCAACTTCAACAGTTGAAGCAGCCTTACTTAGCGTCTCACAACTCTTTGAAAAAATCATATATCCAAACTCT
The Clostridium felsineum DSM 794 DNA segment above includes these coding regions:
- a CDS encoding winged helix-turn-helix transcriptional regulator, coding for MSKTFNLDNNCPMDLTINILSGKWKLSILWILSKKITRFNELQRSLPNITQKTLTMQLRELEVAKIIYRKVYAEVPPKVEYGLTSIGENLKPVLNEMCNFGKYYSENLS
- a CDS encoding CBS domain-containing protein, with the protein product MGNNVKSNAEKFLTIYNEIDRHMRKALDENERTGNVDLIKKMAKRDKVFDEYKDELMLFSRLRNAIIHNPYNADIDPIAEPHDKIIVKYSKIRDEILNPPLALESIAVKGKNIYFITQNESVLDVMTVMKDNNYANVPVVDSLGMLVGVFSKNTVFSYMVENEGVQIKRDTKINDFKEFIPINKHENEFFAFVSRRTTAVEVEDMFKKRLQGKKKLTLIFITETGKVREKVLGIVTPWDIALN
- a CDS encoding PH domain-containing protein, with product MKINDNTLEEILSQYLNENDSVLYYCYGIINAIIGNMITADDKSYIMGFTDKKFIIVKLNASQEPIKAITVDYKKIKYVKISKWLLNTGFTINVYFNDEFKLELELKKYIPGIKEQKNNVNDICDILNRRFAQ
- a CDS encoding Mbeg1-like protein; amino-acid sequence: MKVNMRDIKDNDYNMLTILSYVDLPSSIKSSNGIENYYIGDMVSDYLKDEKKLLKLEGRCNMSYDEWKHVLQAIKSSNKLCSLKIVSYTNQDSTSYTNLKPKANGLVAYCFETSDYKAIIDYRGSETRDKIGGEDWYDNFLLAFEIDTPQQKAALEFFQCVKNRYGYTEFSTIGHSKGGNDAQYVAVKVGQDIIKRTVTFDAPGFNFKFIESNKRKICEIRSKIIAYMSYRDYVSSVLNNISGHIISLKTDKVSTLRDNHKPNIFLKLIYNESGDAIGYKNFNNSYGGEKSKDILFSEITLLTNILSVYEGKKEGAAFADGIYNILLTKKDGKRRENFKQLFKDRRFLCAVIVTMRNIKKYKDIIAYDYIFKEFKSRDSFLKKLKKLIMAEEANDICMLICDLLENLSGGIYLLEETKEILCKMKKIVSDKFEYQNYI
- a CDS encoding PH domain-containing protein translates to MINDKIIEETIAELLDENDLEVYYCYGIVFASLGKKILFGDFAILGMKYYILTFTNNKLIMTKMSMAGKLKESKTIEYKHIKEVKISTWIVGLGKKVTIKFDDASKVKFSIYGRVRGIKKQGENLKNICKILIDKFGK
- a CDS encoding sialate O-acetylesterase; the protein is MQEKFRLNSMFTDNMVLQRDCSLNIWGEAQSGSRVEIEIGNQIKSTVAQNGKFLIKLDPLKCGEALHMIVISNNREIRLNNIVVGDVFIAAGQSNMEYRLKDDEDGREEIEKAYNENIRYYNVPQIEYEDKSRRIPDFKDGAWQVCSKETSKDFSAVAHYFAKRLYNEVKIPIGIINCNKGGTSASCWMSEKYLSYDKEIKKVYLEEYLKAVEGLTEEEEDRKNNEYINTLEAYNKKIEKYKKDNPQKSISEVKKSVGHTPWPPPFGKKSYLRPSGLYNTMLKKVIPYNINAVLWYQGEEDTQNCTLYGKLFRRLIENFREDFEDDKLEFIFVQLPYYNDDKKGKMENSWAILRDEQLSVMRKVDNVDMVVALDCGEEFNIHPTKKKPVGERLALLVINKLYKKDIAAHSPIYKSFEIKEDKVIINFDFVKKGELTVKDGEALKGFEICGEMEFVKASAYIEDDKVVVYNNDIKCPKAVRYGWRNYDEVNLYNKAGLPAGPFRTDREY